TTGCGGAAAGGGCTGGAATGAGAATGGTTCGCATATGAGAATGGCGCACGATTCTCCAGAGATCCGTCATGCTCAGCCTTACCCTTGCCGACCTCGATCACCTCGGACGCAGTGGCGGCTTCCGCTATCGCCTGCCTGCGATGGGGTCAGCCGACGGGTCGGGCGAGGGCTGCGTGGTGAAGGGCAGGGTGGAGCAGCGCTGCCTGCGCCCGGGCATGACCCTGGCGCTGTCGGACGTGGTCGCGCATCAGCCATTCGAGGCGACCTCGGCGTCGCCCCCGGCGTTCTCGGCGATCGTGATGCTGGAGGGCCGCGCCGGTGCCCGCTTGGCAGGGCAGGCGGTGATCGGCATGCGTGCAGGCGCCGGTGCGATGGTGCTGGCCGACGCCGCGCCGATGACCGCGATACACCCGGCGGGCCAACGGATGCGCAGCCTGAATGTCTCGCTGGACACGCCGGCGGAGCTTGACGACCCCGTCATCAGCGAACTGCTGTCCACTGTGCGCCGCGCCGGCCAGCCGCAGCTACGCAGCTGGCAGGTCCCCGCGCACCTGGAGCACGCCGCCGACCAGCTGCTGTCGAGCACCTGGCACGGTGCGATGCACGCGTTGCTGTGCGAAGGCGTTGGCCTGCAGATGCTGGCCATGGCACTGGGTGCGCCGGAACGGGATGCATCGCCGGAGCTGCGCGTTTCGGCGCGTGACCGCCGCATGCTGCAGCGGGTGATCGATTGCCTGCAGGCGGCGCCGGCAGCCGATCATTGCCTGGACGATCTGGCGCGCCTGGCCTGTATGAGCCCGAGCAGCCTGCGGCTGAAGTTCCAGCAGGTGTACAGGAGCTCGGTGTTCGGCTGGCTGCGCGAGCATCGCCTGCAACTGGCCTGCGAGCAGCTGCGACAGGGCTGCAGCGTGCAGCAGGCCGCGCATTTCGTCGGCTACCGGCACGCCACGAATTTCGCGACCGCGTTCCGCGCGCGCTACGGCATCGTACCCAGCCAGCTCCGCTGACTCAGGACCACCGTCGGCATTGCGCATACACCTGTTGCGTCCGTGCAGACGTGCGCTCACGATCAAATGACAATAATTCTCATCCAGCCTTTCCCCTCTGCTGGATCTCCCATGCCTGCCTGTTTCCGCCCGCGCGCCCTGGCGATCGCCATCGGTACGACCCTGGCGCTGTTCAACGCCGCCCACGCCGCCGAGCGCGCTCCCGCTGCGACGACCTCACAATTGCCGACCGTGCAGGTTACGGCTGACCTTGATGGCAGTACCGAAACGTCGCGTTCCTACACCACCGATTCGATGGGCACCGCGACCGGATTGTCGCTGACCTCGCGGCAGACGCCGCAGTCGGTCAGCGTCGTCACCCGCCAGCAGATCGAGGACCGCGGCCTGCTCAGCACGGCCGATGCGCTGGCCACCGCCCCGGGCATCTCGGTCACGCGCAGCGATGCCAACCGCTACGCGTTCTCGGCACGCGGCTTTGATATCGACAACTACCAGTTCGACGGCGTGGTGATGCCGGTGCTGTCGCCCTGGAATTTCGGCGAGAACAACCTGGACATGGTGGTGTACGACCGCATCGAGATCGTGCGCGGTGCCAACGGCCTGATGACCGGTGCAGGCAATCCGTCGGCGGCGGTGAACTACGTGCGCAAGCGCCCGCTGCGGGACTTCGCCGCCAGCGGCGGCATCAGTCTCGGCAGCTGGGATGCGCGCCGCGCCTGGGTGGATGTGTCCAGCCCGTTGAGCCGGGAAGGGCGTGTGCGCGGTCGTGTGGTCGCCGCGCAGGCGGAGGGTGACAGCTACACGGCGGGCCTGGACAGCACGTCGAAGACGCTCTACGGCGTGGTCAGCGTGGATTTGGGTGAGAACACCGGCTTGATTGCCGGCATCTCCTACCAGGGCAACGACAATCGTGGCTTCGGCAGCGGCTTCGCGCTGTTCAACGCCGATGGCACGCGTACCCGCTTCGACCGCTCGGTGTCGGCCACGGCGCCGTGGGCGAGGATGAGCACCGATACCCGCAATGGCTTCTTTGATTTCAACCACCGCTTTGGCAACGACTGGCAGGCACGCGTGTCCTACAGCCGCTCGCATACCGACATGGAGATGAAGCATCTCTATCGCGGAGGTTATCCTGACCCGGTGACCGGGGCGATGCCCACTGGCAACAGCTTCACCCGCTACGACGGCCCGGTGCGCCGCGAAGCGATCAGCGCCAGCCTGACCGGTCCCTTCCAGCTGTTCGGCCGCCAGCACACGGCGTCCGTCGGCTGGTCGCGCTCACGCGACGAGATCGCGCTGGGGCAGTACCGCGCACTGGCGCCGCTGCCGCCGTTGGCCAGCTACTTGGACTGGCGCGGGCCAGGTACGCCAGAACCGGTGTGGGCCAGCAGCAAGACCCAGGCCGATGATCTGGACAACCAGCAGAGCGGTGCCTACGCGGTGGCACGGCTGTCGCTGGCTGATCCACTGCATGTGATCGTCGGTGCCCGCTTGAGCAACTGGGAGACCGACCAGGTCTACTTCGGCGCCCAGCGGAAGTACCGCTACCGCAATGAGTTCGTTCCGTATGCTGGCGTGGTCTGGGACTTCAACGACTACAGCAGCGCGTACGCCAGCTACACCGGTATCTTCAAGCCGCAGAACAATCGCAATGAATCCGGGCAGATCCTCGACCCGGTCAGTGGTCGCAGCTACGAGCTCGGCGTCAAGGGCAGCTGGCTGCAGGAGCGCTTGAATGCTTCAGCCGCACTGTTCCGTACCCAGCAGGACAATCTGGCCGAAGCCACCGGCGGGCTGGTCGAGGGCAGCACCCAGGCGGCGTACCGTGCAGTGAAGGGGGCAACAGTGGATGGACTGGAGCTGGAACTGGCCGGCGAACCACTGCCGGGCTGGAGCCTGGGCACCAGCTTCACCACCTTCATCGCGCAGGACGCACAGGGCAGGGCGATCAATACCGCCAAGCCGCGCAGCCTGTTCAAGCTGTTCACTACCTGGCGGCTGCCGGGTACCTGGGACCGGCTGACGATTGGCGGTGGCGTGGACTGGCAAAACCGCATGTACCAGACCGCCACCGCCCCCGGAAATCGCCGGATGCCGGTGCAGCAGCCCAGCTATGCGCTGGTGAACCTGATGGCGCGCTACCAGTTCAGCTCCAATGTGTCGGCCGCAGTCAACATCAACAATCTGTTCGACCGTCACTACTACTCGCAGATCGGCTTCTACAATCAGGGCTGGTATGGCGCACCACGGAACGTGATGTTCACCGTGAAGGTTGGCTATTAAGGCACGGGGTTGCCGCGCGTTCAGCGCCCTGCCTTGTGCGGGGCGCCGATGCTGTGCACGATCCGAGGCGCTGCGCCCCACAACGCGTCACGCAGCACCTTCTTCACTGGAACGGAGCAACGTATGAAGCTGTTGTCCGCTGTGTTGTTGTGTGCGTGCTCGCTGCCGGCCGGGCCGGCGCTGGCGATGGAGGCGTCCTCGTCGCCACTGCTGGGGCGCTGGGCGCTGGACACCGCGACCTCGGCACTACCCGAGGCGCAGCGTCCGAAGCAGGTGGTGCTGGAGTTCAAGGATGCCGGCGGTGGCCGCTGGAGCTCGCATGTGGATATCGTCCTGCACGACGGCAAGACCATGAAGTCCGACGGCACATTGGCGCTGGATGGCACGCCGGGTGCCTTGTCCGGCACCTATGGCGCGGACAAGGCAAACCTGAAACTGCCGGCCCCGAATACGCTGGTGATGCAGTTGGTGGATCACGGGACGCCAGCCTCCACCCGCATCTACACCGTGGCGGATGACCGGGCGACGATGACCGAGACCAAGGCGTTCTACGGCCACGACGGCACGCCGATCCTGCAGACCAATCTGTTCAAGCGCATGCCCTGAATACCATGTCCGTGGCGTTGGGTACGCGACCTACAGTGAAAGCCCGGTGCGCGGGGGAAGACAGGTCGTTAGAATCGCGCGATAGATCATGGGTGAGAGAACGAGATGATGCCGAAGGAGCGGGCGTTTGCATTCGCTGACGGTTTGCGTGGGTTTGCGGCGTTGCAGGTGGTGATTCTCCACTACGCTTCGGTGTACTTCCCGGTGATGGCAAGGGAGAACGGCCCCGCACGGACGTCCTGGGACAAGTGGATTGCAGACGGCCCGCAGTTCTTCATTCTTGATGGAGGGACTGCTGTATGCATCTTCTTCATTATCAGTGGGTTCGTGCTTGCCCATTCATTTCGAAATTCATCCGCGAGCATCCCCTCTCTGCTGGTCCGGCGCACGGTTCGCCTGGGGGTGCCCGTCGCAGTGGGCTGGATTTTTGCGCTTGTATTGCTGCTTGGGATCGGTGTGGACCATGATGCGCTGGTCCAGGCAACCGGCTCCGATTTCGTCAAGCGGCTCTATACCCAGCCATTACTGCCATTGGGCCTGCTCCGCGATCTTCTGCTGAATTCCATGTTCCTCGGCTATTCGCCTCTGTCTCTGTTTGACGGATTTCCCGAGATGCATGTCCAGAGCATCGGCTATGCGTTGAATCCGCCATTCTGGACGCTCCATGTGGAGTTCTGGGGGTCGCTGTTGGTGATCGCGCTGACTCGCCTGGAACGCGTTGCATCGAATACTTTGGGAGTCGCTTTCATTGCGCTGGCAGCATTTGCACTCTGCGGCGCCAGCTTCTATTCGTTGTTCGTTGCCGGTTGGCTGCTGAGCCGGGTAGTGAGCCGTACGGGACTGCCTGCACGGCCCACTACACCGCTGGTGCTTCCGGGCCTGGCGCTGATGGCCCTGGGCGTTATTGTGACCAGCGCCCGTCCTGTGCAGGTGGTCGAGGCGCTGCGCCAAGGGGTCGAGCACTTCAGCGTGGGAGGGGCAGTCCACACCGCTGCATTCCAGTCCTGTATCGGCAGCCTTGCCATTTTCGCTGGCGTACTGTTGTTCCCAACGGCACGGCGTCTGCTCACGCGCACCCTATCGCTGCTCCTCGGTCGCCTCTCGTTCGGCATGTACCTGTTTCATTTCCCTGTTCTGTTTACGGTGTCGACAGGCTTGTACATGGGAATTCGACACATCGGTCACGTTCCGGCCGCAGGAATCGCCACGGCGGTTGGCATTGGCCTGACGGCCCTTTTGGCCTATGCATTCGACAGATGGCTGGACAAGGCTGTCGTCCGGCTTTCGCACCGGACGGGTGCCCTGATGGAGCGGCAAAGGGCCCAGCAGCCTGCGCATTGATCTGGACTGACCTGGTGATTGCGTCGGGTGGGCATGGCTTGCATCAGACCGCGGCCGGATCTCGTTTGCCGGTGTCGATGCCGTACTTGTCGATCGCGTCCTGCATCCGCGAGCGTTCGATGCGACCTTCGTCGGCCAGCGACTTCAGGGCTGCCAGCACGATGAAGTGTCGATCCACCTCAAAGAACGTGCGCAGCGATTCACGCGTGTCGGAACGGCCGAAGCCATCGGTGCCGAGTGCGGTGAAGCGGCGATCGTTGATGAAGGGACGGATCTGGTCGCCGACGATCTTCATGTAGTCGGTGGCCACCACCACTGGGCCTTCATGGCCCTGCAGGCACTGCTGCACGTACGGCACGCGCGGTTCCCCGGCCGGATGCAGCAGGTTCCAGCGCTCGGCGGCCAGCCCGTCGCGGCGCAGTTCGGTCAGGCTGGTCGCGCTCCACACATCGCTGGCGATGCCGAAGTCCTGCTGCAGCAGGTCTGCCGCGGCTTCCACTTCGCGCAGGATCGAGCCGCTGCCCATCAGCTGGACGCGCGGCTGCGAGGCGTTGTCGGCGGCTGCCGGATGCAGCAGGTACAGGCCCTTCAGGATGCCCGCCTCGGCGCCTTCGGGCAGTGCCGGCTGCGGGTAGTTCTCGTTGAGCACGGTGATGTAGTAGTAGATGTCTTCCTGCTCGACATACATGCGGCGCAGGCCGTCGTGGATGATCACCGCCAGCTCGTAGTTGTAGGTCGGGTCGTAGGAGACGCAGCTTGGAATCACCGACGACAGCACGTGGCTGTGGCCGTCATCGTGCTGCAGGCCTTCGCCCATCAGCGTGGTGCGGCCCGACGTGGCGCCGAGCAGGAAGCCGCGCGTACGTGCATCGGCAGCAGCCCAGGCCAGGTCGCCGACGCGCTGCAGGCCGAACATCGAATAGAAGATGTAGAACGGAATCGTGGCCAGGCCGTGGTTGCTGTAGGCGGTGCCGGCGGCGATCCACGAACAGATCGCTCCGGACTCGTTGATGCCTTCCTGCAGGATCTGGCCGTCCTTGGCTTCCTTGTAGTAGCTCAGCTGGCCGGCATCCTGCGGCGTGTACAGCTGCCCCAGGTACGAATGAATGCCGATCTGGCGGAACAGGCCTTCCATGCCGAAGGTGCGCGATTCATCGGGCACGATCGGAATCACCAGCTTGCCCAGTTCCGGGTCCTTCAGCAGGCTGGTAAGGATGCGCACGAAGCCCATGGTGGTGGACTGGCCGCGATCGCCGCTGCCCTGCAGCTGTGTGTTGAAGATCGACAGCGGCGGCAGCGGTAGCGGATCGACCTTCGCCAGGCGCGCCGGCAGCTGGCCGCCCTGGATGCGGCGGCGCTCGGCGAAGTAGGCGGCCTCGGGGCTGCCCGGCTCCGGACGCAGATACGGCATGTCCTCCAGCTGCTCGTCGCTGACCGGCAGGTTGAAGCGGTCGCGGAAGGCACGCACCGCATCGGCGCTCATCTTCTTCAGCTGATGGTTGATGTTCTGGCCTTCACCGGCTTCGCCCATGCCGAAGCCCTTGACCGTCTTGGCCAGGATCACCGTCGGCCGGCCGCTGGTGCTCACCGCCTGCTGGTAGGCGGCGAAAACCTTCTGTGGATCATGGCCGCCACGCGCCAGTGCCCAGATATCGTCGTCGCTCATGTGCGCCACCAGCTCCAGCAGCTCGGGGTAGCGGCCGAAGAAGTGCTCGCGCACGTAAGCGCCGCTCTGCGACTTGAAGGTCTGGTAGTCGCCGTCCACGCATTCCATCATGCGCTGGCGCAGCAGGCCGCTGTGGTCGCGGGCCAGCAGGTCGTCCCAGCCACTGCCCCAGATCAGTTTGATCACGTTCCAGCCGGCCGCGCGGAAAGTGCCTTCCAGTTCCTGGATGACTTTGGCATTGCCGCGTACCGGACCGTCCAGGCGCTGCAGGTTGCAGTTGACCACGAACACGATGTTGTCCAGCCGCTCGCGGCCGGCCAGCGAGATTGCCGCCAGCGATTCGGGCTGGTCCATTTCGCCGTCGCCGAGGAAGGCCCAGACCTTGCGCCCCTGGTGCTGCTTCAGGCCACGGTATTCCAGGTAGCGCATGTAGCGCGCCTGGTACGCGGCAGTGAGTGGGCCCAGGCCCATCGACACGGTGGGGAACTGCCAGAACTCCGGCATCAGGCGTGGGTGTGGATACGAGGACAGGCCTTCGCGACCGGCTTCGCGGCGGAAGTTGTCCATCCGTGCCGGATCGATTCGCCCTTCCACGTACGCACGGCCGTAGATGCCCGGCGCGGAGTGGCCCTGGATGTAGATCATGTCGCCGTCGAAGGTGTCGGTGCGGCCACGGAAGAAGTGATCGAAGCCTACGTCGTACAGCACCGCCGCCGACTGGTAGGTGGCGATGTGGCCGCCGACGTTGGAGTGCTTGCCGGCGCGCAGCACCATCACCATCGCGTTCCAGCGGATCATCGCGTTCAGGCGGCGCTCGATGGCCAGGTCACCGGGGTAGGCCGGCTGGCGATCCGGCGGGATGGTGTTGACGTAGGCGGTCCAGGCACGGGTATGCAGGTCACCGTGCTGCTGGGCGTCCAGCTCGCTCAGCTGGTCGATCAGGTAGTGCGCGCGTGGCCGGCCACCGGCCTGCATCACCGCCTCCAGCGATTCACGCCACTCCCGCGTTTCCAGCGGGTCGGTATCGGAGGGGATAAGGGCTTGGTTCATGACTGTCTCCAGAGGGCGCCGGTCGGACCTCTGCCTGGGCGACAACACCGGCAGGGCGCACAGCACTGGAGCGGGGTCGCAACGGCGGGGCCGTGACGCGAAGGGCGGCCGTGGCGGCCACCGAGGAGACAAGCGTAGGTCCGCGTCTGGATGGGGGGTAGACGGGCATGACTTGGAACTGCGCCAATCCAGCGTTGCTTCGCGTGTGCAGGGTCGAGCCGCGCTCGACTGCCTTTCGATCATTGACCGGGAAGCGCAGTCGAGCATGGCTCGACTCCACAGTGGCGCAACCGCTCAATCGTGCTCGAAGTGCAGCGGTTCGGTGCCCATCGCGGGGTCGCTGGTGCTGGGGCGGCCATCCTCGGCGCGGCCGGCCAGGCGCAGGGCATTGTCGCCCGCACCGACGTGCAGGTCGTACCAGCCTGCGGTCGGCGTTGCGTCCCACGCCAACGTGGTCTCCGCGCGCGCCGGCAGCGCCAGCGTCTGTTCGGGCATGTGCCCGGCATAGGCACCGGCATGCACACGCAGCTGTTGTGCGGCATCGCCGAGGTTGCGCAGGTGCAGCCGCAGCTGACCATCCGCGCGCTCGATTGAAGCCTGTATGGCAGGTCCCTTGGCTGCACCCAGGAAATGGCGGTGGAACCCGTTCGGGCCGAGCAGCCATAGGTCATAGCGGCCCTGGGCGTCCAGCGGCCAACGCTCGCGCAACGGCGTACCTGGCAGCAGCGTGTAGCGGCGTGGCACCGCCTCCAGCCGCAGCCGATCGTAGACATGCAGCACTGCCGCCGCGCCTTCGCAGGACAACGTCAGATCCACACCCGAGGTGTCGACCGCGGCAATCGATGCCTGCGGCCGATAGGGCAGGGCACGCGCAGGGCGTACGCCGCTTTCCTGTTTCGCCGGCTTCAGCCCCTCCGGCAGCGCGGGCACGGTACGCCCCGGCAGAGCGGCAGCACGTGCCGCCACCGCGCTGACGTCGGGCAGGCCGCGCACGAACGGGCGGGTATCACGCTGGGCGAAGTCGAAGGCGTTGCTGAGGTCGCCGCAGACCGCACGGCGCCACGGCGAGATGTCCGGTGCGGCCACACCGAAGCGGCGTTCGATCAGTCGAATGACCGAGGTGTGGTCGTACACCTGAGAATCGACCCAGCCCCCCCGGCTCCACGGCGAGATCACGTACAGCGGCACGCGCGGGCCCAGTCCATACGGGCGGCCGCGCAGTTCGGCGAGGTCGTACTTCTCGTCACCTGGCGCCGGATGGCGGTGGTACTCGCCTTCAGTGCTGACCGAAGACGCACCCGCCCAGCCACCGTCCAGCGGCGAAGGTGGTGCCGGTGGCGGCATGTGGTCGAAGAAGCCGTCGTTCTCGTCGAACATCAGCAGCAGGGCCGTGCGGCTCCACACCTGCGGATCGGCGGTCAGCGCATCCAGTACGCGTGCGGTGTAGGCCGCGCCCTGGGCCGGGCTGGACGGGCCGGGATGCTCGCTGCCGGCCGCGTCGGCGATGATGAAGCTGACCTGTGGCAGGCGCCCATCGATGACGTCCTGTCGCAGCTGCGCCAGGCCGCGCGTGCTGACCCCGCGCGCGCGCAGCTGCGGGTCATGCCCCGGCGCCGCGCGGTGGGCCTGGCGGAAGGCCTCGAAGCCCGCCAGCGGGTTGTCGGTGAAGTTGTCGGCCATGTCCTGGTAGATCTGCCAGGACACACCGGCGTTCTGCAGGCGCTCGACATAACTGGTCCAGCGGTACGACGCCGGGTGCCCGCCCTGTTCGGGGAAGTTGTCGTGCGAATTGGCGATCACCGGTCCGCCGGCACGCGCCTGCCCATCGTTGTGGCCGGTCCACAGGAACACCCGGTTTGGGTTGGTCCCGGCCTGCATCGCGCAGTGGTAGGCGTCGCAGATCGTGAAGGCATCGGCCAGGGCGAACTGGAAGGGCAGGTCGCTGCGCTGGAAGTAGCCCATCGAGTGGTTCTGCTTGGCTTTCGGCCATTGCCCCATGCGTCCGTGGTCCCACGCCCGATGGGCATCGGGCCAGGTGTGCGGCGTGCCTTCCACCCGCATGTAGCCGAAGTGCGCAGCGGTATCCAACGGGAATGGTGCGATCGCCCGCGTGCCGCTGGCATCGGGTTGCAGCCACAGGCTGCGCGCGCGGCCGCCGGCCTGCAGTGCCTGCGCCGGAGCGACGAAGCGATCGCCGAAACCACGTACCCCCGGCAGCGTGCCGAAGTAGTGGTCGAACGAGCGGTTTTCCTGCATGAACACTACGATGTGCTGCAGGTCTTCGAGGCTGCGCGTCTGCGCGGCAGGCGCGATCGCTGCGGCCCGGGCGATGCTGGGCAGCAGCGGGGAAAGGCCGGCGGTTACGCCGGCCTGCAACAACCGGCGTCGGCCGATATCGGTCACGGGCTCACTCACAGGTCCACACGGAAGGAGATGCCGACGGTGCGCGGGGCGCCGATGAAGGCGTTGTCGCGGCCGTCCACCCCTGCAAGATACCGCTTGTCGGTGAGGTTGCTCACCACCAGGTTGGCGCCCATGCCCTTCAGGCGCGGCGACAGGCCCTGCAGGTCGAAGCCGATGTTGGCATTGAACACGGTGGCCGAGGGCAGCTTGTTGACGTTGGCGGCGTCGAGATAGCGCGTGCCCAGGTAACGGCCGGACAGGCCGAAGTTCCAGTTCTCGCCCTGCCAGTCCGCCGACAGCACCAGGGTCTGTTCGGGTTGGCCGATCACCTTGGCGCCATCGACGATGCCCAGCTGGGTATCGCGCGCGGCATCGCCGCTGCCGAGGTACTTGGAGCGGTTGTAGGTATAGGCGGCGTTGAGGCGCCAGCCGTTGTCCCAGCCGTAGCCGAACGCGGCTTCCAGGCCGTTGCTTTCCACGCCGCCGAAGTTCTCGTAGACGCCGTCGGTCTCGCCGAGATAGTCGATGCCGCTGACGAAACCAGCCGGCAGGTAGACGATGCGATTGTCGAACTTGATGTTGTACAGGGTCACCGAGGCGGTCAGCGGCCAGCGGCTGATGCGCATGCCCACTTCGATGTTGTCGGCGGTCTCAGGCTCGACGTTGCGGAAGCGCTGCGGATCGGTCTCGCCAAGCACGCCGGAGGGAATGGCGGCGAAGTTCTGCGAGAAGCCCGCGAACAGCTCCATGCCTTCCACGCCCGGCGCCCAGGTGAAGCCGGTGGAGAGCAGCGGATCGGACTTGGAATCGGACGTCACGTGTTCGTTGGCGCCGATCACGCGGCGACGCGACTGGTCTACGAAGAACTGCTTCACGCCCAGGCGTGCACTGAACGGCCCGAAGCGGGCCACGTCCTCGACGTAATACATCTGCTCGTCGACCTTGTACTTGTCCTCGAACTGCACCCAGTAAGGCTGGTGGTCGAAGGCGATGTCCTGGCCGACGTTGAGCAGGCGGTGCCAGTCGCGGCGGGCCGAGCGGTCCAGCTTCTCCACCCACAGGCCGCCGCGGATCGTGTTGTCGACCGCACCGAAGGTCTGCCGCCACTCGACGTCGGCGGTCACGCCCATGCGGTCATTGTCGTAGTGGGTGTGGCGATACGACTGCGCGCCCAGCACGTTGCCGGCATAGCAGTTCGGATCGTATTCGGCAGTGAAGCCCAGCCGCGGGGTGCAGCTGGCCAGGCGCTGCGCGGCGCTGCCATCGGGATTGACGAAAAAGATCTGGCCACGGTTGCTGCCGCCATACACGGTCTTGCCGCCGAGGTATTCCGACTCGGGGCGGCCCGCACCCTCATCGCTGACCTGCGCCAGGTACGGCGGCAGCCAGTCGCCGCGGCCTTGCATGCGATGCCCGTAGGCGGCCACCGAGGCCTTGAAGCCGTTGCCGCCGTCGAAGGCTGCACGCAGGTAGCCGAAGGTGTTCTCGCGCAGTGCACGCGAGCCGGAACGGTAGTTCTGGTCCAGATACGGAATGCCGGTGAGGGTGCCGACCAGGTTGTCGCGATCCGGATTGGTGGCGAAGCCCTTCGGTGAGACGCTGGTGTATTCCGGCTCGTCGGCATCGTTGTAGGACAGGTAGCCGGTCAGGGTCCAGCGGTCCAGTTCGGTGATGAACTTGCCGGCGATGTGGTCGTTGCTGGTCTTGCCGCTGCCATCGATCCAGTCATGCACGCGCGCCGACGAGGCACTGACCCAGGCGCGGGTGTGGCCGCCGAGCAGGCCGGTGTCATAGCGCACGTAGTACTTGCGCGCCTCGTTGTCGCCGGCGCCGACCACGAAGCGCAGGCGGCTGTCCTGCAGCGGATCGCTGGTGAGGAAGTTGAGCGTGCCGCCCAGCGCTTCGTTCGAGCGCGAGGAGATATCGGCGGTGCCCTGGCTGACTTCCATCGTTTCCAGGTCGAGCGTGTCGATGTAGCGGTTGGCCAGCGAGCCGCCGCCGTAACCCGAACCGCCGTTGGGCAGGCCGTCGATGGTCGTGCCGATCTGCTGGGTGTCGCGGTTGGTGACGAAGCCACGCATGCTGAT
The sequence above is a segment of the Stenotrophomonas maltophilia genome. Coding sequences within it:
- a CDS encoding helix-turn-helix transcriptional regulator, with amino-acid sequence MLSLTLADLDHLGRSGGFRYRLPAMGSADGSGEGCVVKGRVEQRCLRPGMTLALSDVVAHQPFEATSASPPAFSAIVMLEGRAGARLAGQAVIGMRAGAGAMVLADAAPMTAIHPAGQRMRSLNVSLDTPAELDDPVISELLSTVRRAGQPQLRSWQVPAHLEHAADQLLSSTWHGAMHALLCEGVGLQMLAMALGAPERDASPELRVSARDRRMLQRVIDCLQAAPAADHCLDDLARLACMSPSSLRLKFQQVYRSSVFGWLREHRLQLACEQLRQGCSVQQAAHFVGYRHATNFATAFRARYGIVPSQLR
- the fauA gene encoding TonB-dependent alcaligin siderophore receptor FauA yields the protein MPACFRPRALAIAIGTTLALFNAAHAAERAPAATTSQLPTVQVTADLDGSTETSRSYTTDSMGTATGLSLTSRQTPQSVSVVTRQQIEDRGLLSTADALATAPGISVTRSDANRYAFSARGFDIDNYQFDGVVMPVLSPWNFGENNLDMVVYDRIEIVRGANGLMTGAGNPSAAVNYVRKRPLRDFAASGGISLGSWDARRAWVDVSSPLSREGRVRGRVVAAQAEGDSYTAGLDSTSKTLYGVVSVDLGENTGLIAGISYQGNDNRGFGSGFALFNADGTRTRFDRSVSATAPWARMSTDTRNGFFDFNHRFGNDWQARVSYSRSHTDMEMKHLYRGGYPDPVTGAMPTGNSFTRYDGPVRREAISASLTGPFQLFGRQHTASVGWSRSRDEIALGQYRALAPLPPLASYLDWRGPGTPEPVWASSKTQADDLDNQQSGAYAVARLSLADPLHVIVGARLSNWETDQVYFGAQRKYRYRNEFVPYAGVVWDFNDYSSAYASYTGIFKPQNNRNESGQILDPVSGRSYELGVKGSWLQERLNASAALFRTQQDNLAEATGGLVEGSTQAAYRAVKGATVDGLELELAGEPLPGWSLGTSFTTFIAQDAQGRAINTAKPRSLFKLFTTWRLPGTWDRLTIGGGVDWQNRMYQTATAPGNRRMPVQQPSYALVNLMARYQFSSNVSAAVNINNLFDRHYYSQIGFYNQGWYGAPRNVMFTVKVGY
- a CDS encoding LuxR family transcriptional regulator gives rise to the protein MKLLSAVLLCACSLPAGPALAMEASSSPLLGRWALDTATSALPEAQRPKQVVLEFKDAGGGRWSSHVDIVLHDGKTMKSDGTLALDGTPGALSGTYGADKANLKLPAPNTLVMQLVDHGTPASTRIYTVADDRATMTETKAFYGHDGTPILQTNLFKRMP
- a CDS encoding acyltransferase family protein, with protein sequence MMPKERAFAFADGLRGFAALQVVILHYASVYFPVMARENGPARTSWDKWIADGPQFFILDGGTAVCIFFIISGFVLAHSFRNSSASIPSLLVRRTVRLGVPVAVGWIFALVLLLGIGVDHDALVQATGSDFVKRLYTQPLLPLGLLRDLLLNSMFLGYSPLSLFDGFPEMHVQSIGYALNPPFWTLHVEFWGSLLVIALTRLERVASNTLGVAFIALAAFALCGASFYSLFVAGWLLSRVVSRTGLPARPTTPLVLPGLALMALGVIVTSARPVQVVEALRQGVEHFSVGGAVHTAAFQSCIGSLAIFAGVLLFPTARRLLTRTLSLLLGRLSFGMYLFHFPVLFTVSTGLYMGIRHIGHVPAAGIATAVGIGLTALLAYAFDRWLDKAVVRLSHRTGALMERQRAQQPAH
- the aceE gene encoding pyruvate dehydrogenase (acetyl-transferring), homodimeric type, translated to MNQALIPSDTDPLETREWRESLEAVMQAGGRPRAHYLIDQLSELDAQQHGDLHTRAWTAYVNTIPPDRQPAYPGDLAIERRLNAMIRWNAMVMVLRAGKHSNVGGHIATYQSAAVLYDVGFDHFFRGRTDTFDGDMIYIQGHSAPGIYGRAYVEGRIDPARMDNFRREAGREGLSSYPHPRLMPEFWQFPTVSMGLGPLTAAYQARYMRYLEYRGLKQHQGRKVWAFLGDGEMDQPESLAAISLAGRERLDNIVFVVNCNLQRLDGPVRGNAKVIQELEGTFRAAGWNVIKLIWGSGWDDLLARDHSGLLRQRMMECVDGDYQTFKSQSGAYVREHFFGRYPELLELVAHMSDDDIWALARGGHDPQKVFAAYQQAVSTSGRPTVILAKTVKGFGMGEAGEGQNINHQLKKMSADAVRAFRDRFNLPVSDEQLEDMPYLRPEPGSPEAAYFAERRRIQGGQLPARLAKVDPLPLPPLSIFNTQLQGSGDRGQSTTMGFVRILTSLLKDPELGKLVIPIVPDESRTFGMEGLFRQIGIHSYLGQLYTPQDAGQLSYYKEAKDGQILQEGINESGAICSWIAAGTAYSNHGLATIPFYIFYSMFGLQRVGDLAWAAADARTRGFLLGATSGRTTLMGEGLQHDDGHSHVLSSVIPSCVSYDPTYNYELAVIIHDGLRRMYVEQEDIYYYITVLNENYPQPALPEGAEAGILKGLYLLHPAAADNASQPRVQLMGSGSILREVEAAADLLQQDFGIASDVWSATSLTELRRDGLAAERWNLLHPAGEPRVPYVQQCLQGHEGPVVVATDYMKIVGDQIRPFINDRRFTALGTDGFGRSDTRESLRTFFEVDRHFIVLAALKSLADEGRIERSRMQDAIDKYGIDTGKRDPAAV